One window from the genome of Gimesia aquarii encodes:
- a CDS encoding DUF1559 domain-containing protein, which yields MNLKRSQRQGFTLIELLVVIAIIAILIALLLPAVQQAREAARRSTCKNNLKQIGLALHNYHETHRVFPIGANNIGSGNFQDVSVEPTLALNHTAWLMLLPFMDQAPLYNQLNLNIATNGHFGAPSSTVSNSITGVVGGWPNANSALVQTILPVLLCPSDDGETIEVRTDAANYIANHARTNYLFCAGGHGNGWSGGRIWSIYQTSASNLADGRTGIRYRGMFGFNGAAKIKDVKDGMSTTIAVCEGAINGRTNDAYTPIWAGYRRYGTFAVNHPNIDANHINNARYHINGPLHVPGMTSSGATADRRHHVGVASSVHEGGIHVLLGDGSVRFLSENMDKNTYALLTRINDSQVLGEY from the coding sequence ATGAACCTGAAACGTTCGCAGAGGCAAGGCTTTACACTGATTGAATTGCTGGTGGTGATCGCCATCATTGCCATCCTCATCGCATTGCTGTTACCAGCAGTACAACAAGCACGAGAAGCTGCCCGCCGTAGTACGTGCAAAAACAATTTGAAACAGATTGGGCTTGCATTACACAACTACCATGAGACTCATCGTGTCTTTCCCATCGGTGCCAATAATATTGGCAGTGGAAACTTCCAAGATGTCTCTGTCGAGCCAACTCTTGCTTTAAATCACACGGCTTGGCTGATGTTATTGCCTTTTATGGATCAGGCACCACTTTACAATCAGCTTAATCTCAACATCGCCACCAACGGTCATTTCGGTGCCCCATCTTCCACGGTCTCCAACTCAATTACCGGTGTCGTAGGTGGATGGCCTAACGCTAATAGTGCTCTGGTCCAGACAATTCTGCCAGTTCTACTCTGCCCTTCTGATGATGGCGAGACGATTGAAGTCAGAACCGACGCTGCAAACTATATTGCCAACCATGCCCGAACGAACTATCTGTTTTGCGCGGGTGGACATGGTAACGGATGGTCCGGAGGGAGAATCTGGTCTATCTATCAAACGAGCGCCAGTAACTTAGCTGACGGGCGCACTGGCATTCGTTATCGGGGCATGTTTGGTTTCAATGGCGCTGCCAAAATCAAAGATGTCAAAGATGGAATGAGCACTACAATCGCTGTCTGCGAAGGAGCTATCAATGGTCGTACCAATGATGCTTATACTCCTATCTGGGCAGGCTATCGTCGTTATGGAACATTCGCTGTCAACCACCCCAATATTGATGCCAACCACATTAATAATGCACGCTACCACATCAATGGGCCGCTACATGTGCCAGGCATGACATCTTCTGGTGCAACCGCCGATAGAAGGCATCATGTAGGAGTTGCTTCCAGCGTTCATGAAGGGGGTATCCATGTTTTACTGGGAGATGGATCTGTCCGTTTTCTGAGCGAAAATATGGACAAAAACACTTATGCCTTACTGACGCGCATCAACGACAGTCAGGTATTAGGTGAGTATTAA
- a CDS encoding sialidase family protein translates to MYSLINWKYLFLLFATMVSIQCACLVAGEARKTGAQDSGKIERVLQLPPTANNPRNSEGDFITIKDGRLLFVYTHFTGGAADHSSAYLAGRYSMDGGKTWSQKDQTIIENDGNQNIMSVSLLRLQSGEIALFYTRKNSLQDLLPVMRISKDEGISWSEPVEIIPPKHIGYYVLNNDRVIQMNNGRLVIPLALHRNQPGSDRFNFNGRFLCYYSDDNGKTWQRGEEVVVQKQAGKKQPYMQEPGVVELKDGRLMGFCRTNGGSQYVAYSNNGGKSFSELKPSNMIAPVSPASIERIPATGDLLLVWNNHEGISPQLRGKRTPLTIAVSKDEGKTWQHTQNVETNPNGWYCYTAIEFTKDGVLLGHCAGDRTRNNGLAESQITFVPLSVLYEK, encoded by the coding sequence ATGTATTCATTGATAAATTGGAAATATTTGTTTTTGCTCTTTGCAACAATGGTTTCAATCCAATGTGCATGCCTTGTAGCTGGTGAAGCACGTAAGACTGGTGCTCAAGACTCTGGAAAAATAGAACGAGTATTACAATTACCTCCAACAGCTAATAACCCCCGCAATAGTGAAGGTGACTTTATCACAATCAAGGACGGACGCCTTCTTTTTGTTTACACACACTTTACCGGGGGCGCAGCCGATCATTCCTCCGCTTATCTTGCAGGACGCTATTCAATGGATGGGGGAAAAACATGGTCTCAAAAAGATCAGACAATCATCGAGAATGATGGTAATCAGAATATTATGTCAGTCTCTTTACTCCGTTTGCAGTCGGGAGAGATTGCCTTGTTTTATACTCGTAAAAACTCACTGCAGGACTTACTTCCGGTGATGCGCATCAGTAAAGATGAAGGCATTAGTTGGAGTGAACCTGTTGAGATCATTCCCCCAAAACATATTGGCTATTATGTCTTGAATAACGACCGGGTTATTCAAATGAATAACGGACGTCTTGTAATTCCTCTGGCTTTACATCGGAATCAACCTGGTTCAGATCGTTTTAATTTCAATGGTCGTTTTCTCTGTTATTATTCAGATGACAATGGGAAAACCTGGCAGCGCGGTGAAGAGGTTGTTGTGCAAAAGCAAGCTGGGAAAAAACAGCCGTATATGCAGGAACCTGGAGTTGTGGAATTAAAAGACGGGCGGTTGATGGGGTTCTGTCGTACTAATGGTGGTAGTCAGTATGTCGCCTATTCCAACAATGGAGGAAAATCATTTTCTGAACTCAAGCCATCCAATATGATTGCCCCTGTTTCGCCCGCCTCGATTGAACGCATTCCTGCGACTGGCGACTTATTGTTGGTTTGGAATAATCACGAAGGAATTAGTCCTCAATTGCGTGGTAAACGGACACCTTTAACCATCGCTGTTTCGAAAGATGAAGGTAAAACCTGGCAGCATACTCAGAATGTCGAAACAAACCCGAATGGCTGGTATTGTTATACCGCGATCGAATTCACCAAAGATGGTGTGCTATTGGGACACTGTGCAGGCGATCGTACCAGAAACAATGGGTTAGCTGAATCACAAATCACTTTTGTTCCGCTGTCGGTACTTTATGAGAAATAG
- a CDS encoding right-handed parallel beta-helix repeat-containing protein, which produces MHLSSLSRRQFLGAALVTGIGSLVTNQSLAGMSPVVRKPRATDGDGRFEPDWEERLSITVGPKTGDIVGSTDKVLQAAIDYIARKGGGTVQVLPGTFTLRNALHLPSGIRLQGSGPETIITKIASETVALSEDSDWYDQEITLKKAAGFQVGDGVVLVTKNPSTGSQDTIKRTLVARSGNRFKLNDGLRKNLWLSGKPTVSSLFPLLTSEYTKNVLIENLTLDGNRKNNTNLNGNYGGCIFLQDCNNYTIRNVTTRNYNGDGISFQICHDVKVEHCHSHDNADLGVHPGSGSQRPLILNNRLDNNNIGLFWCWGVKYGLAENNQLNGNNYSISIGHNDTDNMMRKNKITNSGKVGILFRNDARGKNFWANRNTVIDNEIVNTVANDGVGIDITGKTSDLIITGNKIFERQQPMQRTGIRIGAEVGSVKLADNQIQGFMKLIDDQRKPQNS; this is translated from the coding sequence ATGCATTTATCATCACTCTCCCGTCGACAATTTTTGGGAGCCGCATTAGTCACTGGGATTGGATCTCTTGTCACAAATCAGAGTCTCGCAGGAATGTCTCCTGTTGTTCGAAAACCTCGTGCCACTGATGGTGATGGGCGGTTCGAACCAGACTGGGAAGAACGACTCTCGATTACTGTCGGACCCAAAACAGGAGATATTGTCGGCAGTACTGATAAAGTGTTACAGGCTGCTATCGACTACATCGCCCGCAAGGGAGGGGGTACCGTTCAAGTTTTGCCAGGAACGTTCACCTTGCGTAATGCACTACACCTTCCTTCTGGAATTCGTTTACAAGGTAGTGGTCCTGAAACAATCATTACCAAAATCGCTTCCGAAACGGTGGCTTTATCTGAAGATTCCGACTGGTACGATCAGGAGATAACACTTAAGAAAGCAGCCGGATTTCAGGTTGGTGATGGGGTAGTGCTAGTCACAAAAAATCCGAGTACTGGTAGTCAGGATACGATTAAACGCACACTCGTCGCGCGATCAGGAAATCGATTTAAGCTGAATGATGGTCTTCGTAAAAATCTCTGGCTTTCGGGAAAGCCCACAGTCTCGTCTCTCTTCCCACTGTTGACCAGTGAATATACAAAAAATGTATTGATTGAGAATCTAACGCTAGATGGAAATCGGAAAAATAACACGAATCTGAATGGTAATTATGGTGGTTGTATCTTTCTGCAGGATTGCAACAACTACACGATTCGTAATGTTACCACACGTAACTACAACGGTGATGGAATCAGCTTTCAGATTTGTCATGATGTGAAAGTCGAACATTGTCACAGTCATGACAATGCTGACCTTGGCGTACATCCTGGCTCTGGTTCTCAGCGACCTTTGATCCTGAATAACCGTTTGGATAATAACAACATCGGCCTATTCTGGTGTTGGGGGGTGAAGTATGGTCTGGCTGAAAACAATCAGCTCAATGGAAATAACTATAGTATTTCGATTGGCCATAATGATACGGACAACATGATGCGAAAAAACAAAATCACCAATAGTGGAAAAGTAGGTATCTTGTTTCGGAACGATGCACGAGGGAAAAACTTCTGGGCGAATCGCAATACTGTAATTGACAATGAGATTGTCAACACCGTTGCCAACGATGGTGTAGGCATTGATATTACCGGCAAAACGTCGGATCTTATCATCACAGGTAATAAAATTTTTGAACGACAACAACCGATGCAACGAACAGGTATTCGGATCGGAGCAGAAGTCGGGAGTGTTAAGTTGGCCGACAACCAAATTCAGGGTTTTATGAAGTTGATCGATGATCAACGTAAACCCCAGAACTCCTGA